In the Victivallis sp. Marseille-Q1083 genome, one interval contains:
- the raiA gene encoding ribosome-associated translation inhibitor RaiA gives MQIIISGRHFEVSEPMKQRIEEQLNSLFADSTLKVSTVRVVLALEKSRCMAEITVNIKGFDVQSTAMGYDMYKVVDEAIHKVEVQVDKYIDRVQDHHRKPSLKELEAIEAKAAVPEEV, from the coding sequence ATGCAAATTATTATCAGCGGTCGGCATTTCGAAGTCAGCGAGCCAATGAAGCAGCGCATTGAGGAGCAGCTCAATTCGTTATTCGCGGATTCCACTTTGAAAGTATCGACGGTGCGCGTGGTGCTGGCCTTGGAAAAATCCCGGTGTATGGCGGAAATTACCGTCAACATCAAAGGATTCGATGTCCAGAGCACGGCGATGGGGTACGATATGTATAAAGTCGTCGACGAAGCGATCCACAAAGTGGAAGTCCAAGTCGATAAATATATTGACCGGGTACAGGATCACCACCGCAAACCGTCGCTGAAGGAACTGGAAGCCATCGAGGCAAAGGCGGCGGTGCCGGAAGAGGTTTGA